One genomic segment of Sorex araneus isolate mSorAra2 chromosome X, mSorAra2.pri, whole genome shotgun sequence includes these proteins:
- the FAM110C gene encoding protein FAM110C has product MRALAAPDADAAGPRARDAEAPPRRSAVERLAADRAKYVRALASEQPAGDPHGPARAPEPVVRRVIARKPLRPDSLVMYRQKCEFVRGPDADAARAGLVKRLFPGPGRDRAAGPAEEGAAGAAGRACARVAAAPEAPASPAPAATPAAPDPGRRPAVPASDPAPSSAAAARGGPELRGARRAGLRRSQSDLSSRFSVSLAELDSFFQFCGLEPDVVDALGRENFSAGFERAARRSRCVSVATSDSGFSRRSDEGLQEEELTEQVPSTTSVVERNARIIKWLYTCRKAREVPRPAPQGPA; this is encoded by the exons ATGCGCGCCCTGGCCGCCCCGGACGCCGACGCCGCGGGCCCCCGGGCTCGGGACGCGGAGGCGCCGCCTCGCCGGAGCGCGGTCGAAAGGCTGGCGGCCGACCGCGCCAAGTACGTGCGGGCCCTCGCGTCCGAGCAGCCCGCGGGCGACCCCCacggccccgcgcgcgcccccgagCCCGTGGTGCGCAGGGTGATCGCGCGGAAGCCGCTGCGGCCCGACTCGCTGGTCATGTACCGGCAGAAGTGCGAGTTCGTCCGCGGGCCGGACGCCGACGCCGCGCGGGCGGGCCTGGTGAAGAGGCTGTTCCCGGGACCGGGCAGGGACAGGGCCGCGGGCCCCGCCGaggagggggcggcaggggcggcgggcagggcctGCGCCAGGGTGGCCGCTGCCCCCGAGGCCCCCGCGTCCCCGGCCCCCG CTGCGACCCCCGCGGCCCCAGACCCTGGCCGACGCCCCGCGGTCCCCGCGTCCGACCCGGCCCCCAGTAGCGCGGCCGCCGCGCGCGGGGGTCCGGAGCtgcgcggggcgcggcgcgcgggGCTGCGGCGCTCGCAGTCCGACCTCAGCTCCCGCTTCTCCGTGTCGCTGGCGGAGCTGGACTCCTTCTTCCAGTTCTGCGGCCTGGAGCCCGACGTGGTGGACGCGCTCGGCCGCGAGAACTTTTCGGCCGGTTTCGAGCGCGCGGCGCGCAGGTCCCGCTGCGTGAGCGTCGCCACCTCCGACAGCGGCTTCTCGCGGCGCAGCGACGAGGGTCTGCAGGAGGAGGAGCTGACGGAGCAGGTGCCCAGCACCACGTCGGTGGTCGAGAGGAACGCGCGCATCATCAAGTGGCTGTACACCTGCAGGAAGGCCAGGGAGgtcccgcgccccgcgccgcagGGCCCCGCCTGA